The following are from one region of the Verrucomicrobiia bacterium genome:
- a CDS encoding PEP-CTERM sorting domain-containing protein, translating into MNIALNLRTALLAIALSALALPLSSLADTTIGSWQTSSSDGWINSLSGGTSITDTAISPGIYSFVGGAVSGYSQSLQINQGGYGSTLAIKLQDNGYVDDFLDNHLLSFTFSVPSAAASGSTAGYSQVYALTLNASGFGYNNIGSADTWPNTTATGDTGNNSAGGQPNFYFYSGAPARTETVTIDYSSLLPAITATPTNGYIELMFTFNNGGGAPANFFLNNVTLSGGPAAAPEPSALALVGVGVVGLLAARRTRRPPALTA; encoded by the coding sequence ATGAACATCGCCCTCAACCTGCGGACGGCTCTGCTGGCCATTGCCCTCAGCGCCCTCGCACTGCCGTTATCCAGCCTGGCTGACACCACCATTGGCAGCTGGCAGACTTCCAGCAGCGACGGCTGGATCAACAGTCTGTCCGGCGGAACTTCGATCACCGACACCGCGATCTCGCCGGGCATTTACAGTTTTGTAGGGGGCGCCGTCAGCGGATACAGCCAGAGCCTCCAGATCAACCAGGGCGGCTACGGCTCGACGCTGGCGATCAAATTGCAGGACAACGGTTACGTGGACGATTTTCTCGACAACCACCTTTTGTCCTTCACCTTCTCCGTGCCATCGGCGGCAGCCTCCGGTTCCACCGCCGGCTATTCACAGGTGTATGCGCTGACCCTCAATGCATCGGGATTTGGCTACAACAACATCGGCTCGGCGGACACCTGGCCCAACACGACCGCCACGGGCGATACCGGCAACAACTCGGCCGGTGGCCAGCCCAACTTCTACTTCTACAGCGGGGCACCGGCGCGGACGGAAACCGTCACCATCGACTATTCCAGCCTGCTGCCGGCCATCACGGCCACGCCGACCAACGGCTACATCGAACTGATGTTCACGTTCAACAACGGCGGCGGAGCGCCGGCCAATTTCTTTCTGAACAACGTGACGTTGTCCGGCGGGCCGGCGGCTGCGCCGGAACCTTCCGCACTGGCTTTGGTTGGGGTGGGTGTTGTGGGCTTGCTGGCGGCGCGCCGCACGCGCCGCCCGCCGGCTTTGACCGCTTAA
- a CDS encoding carbohydrate binding domain-containing protein encodes MAALIFAGVCPAQNLASNPGFESGDTAGWTGFGAVALSVQTTTVHAGSYAALVQNRTATWNGLAQSLQAALEPGQVYNLSAWVRLADAGSETVQLTMKKVDADGDGYAAIASGTVSAAGWTQLSGQYALTVSGVLTSLTFYVEVPSSTTASFYVDDVDVEPVNPGGTGTNGASLIDAAEVHQRIDGFGASSAWRSSWSASAADKYFSTNNGIGLSLLRTRIAPGGTTVEGSIMQMARDRGARVWSSPWSPATPFKSNTNVNGGSFVGNPANYQAYAAQLAGYVANMKAQLGVTLYALSVQNEPDANVTNYESCNWTAQQIHDFVPYLRAALVASNVGATRIMLPESQNWTDPRGLAALALNDPNVLPAVGIVANHNYVPDNQHGDQAPPAALATQGRALWETEVSTFNAYDGSITNGIYWAERIHAFLTVAQANAWHYWWLSAYGSDNSGLANNSDVLAKRAYVVGQFSRFVRPDFYRIGVVTNSGGALVSAFKDSVSPRFAIVAINPGTNAVEQTFTLAHLGVVTSVTPWITSAALSLAGQAAVTVSNATFAYSLPPMSVVTFVGQAATNTAPTLAAETNAVVDAGVNVVVTNLAVDPDVPPQTLAYTLVQAPTNTVLNPVTGVLTWRPPVSRADSTNLITIRVSDNGSPSLSDTNSFTVIVKPLSEPTLEPAEAAGGGVQLRVNGTLGPDYTLQTSTDLVNWLTLFTTNPVAMPFDLTDTNAGDAARFYRLRLGP; translated from the coding sequence TTGGCGGCCCTGATATTTGCCGGCGTTTGCCCGGCCCAAAATCTGGCGTCCAATCCCGGCTTCGAATCCGGTGACACAGCCGGTTGGACCGGCTTTGGCGCAGTCGCCCTTTCTGTCCAGACAACGACGGTTCACGCCGGCAGCTACGCCGCGCTGGTGCAGAATCGCACGGCCACCTGGAATGGCCTCGCGCAATCCCTGCAAGCCGCACTGGAGCCCGGACAGGTTTACAATCTTTCGGCCTGGGTGCGCCTTGCGGACGCGGGCAGTGAGACGGTCCAGTTGACCATGAAAAAAGTGGATGCGGACGGCGACGGCTATGCGGCCATCGCGAGCGGGACGGTGTCCGCCGCCGGCTGGACGCAGTTGAGCGGCCAATACGCCCTGACCGTCTCCGGCGTGCTGACGTCGCTGACGTTTTATGTCGAAGTGCCGTCCAGCACCACGGCCTCATTTTATGTGGACGACGTGGACGTGGAGCCGGTCAATCCGGGAGGGACGGGCACGAACGGTGCAAGCCTCATTGACGCGGCGGAGGTGCATCAGCGGATTGACGGCTTCGGCGCCTCGTCGGCCTGGCGCAGTTCCTGGTCCGCGAGCGCCGCCGACAAATATTTTTCGACGAACAACGGCATCGGCCTTTCCCTGCTGCGCACCCGCATTGCGCCGGGCGGCACGACGGTAGAGGGCAGCATCATGCAAATGGCGCGGGACCGCGGGGCACGGGTTTGGAGCTCGCCGTGGAGTCCGGCCACTCCGTTCAAGAGCAACACGAACGTCAATGGCGGCAGCTTCGTCGGGAATCCCGCCAACTATCAGGCCTACGCCGCCCAACTGGCCGGCTACGTTGCGAACATGAAAGCACAGCTGGGCGTCACGCTGTATGCGCTCTCGGTGCAAAACGAGCCCGATGCGAACGTCACCAACTACGAATCCTGCAATTGGACGGCGCAGCAAATTCACGATTTTGTGCCGTATCTTCGCGCCGCGCTCGTGGCGAGCAATGTGGGCGCCACCCGAATCATGCTGCCGGAAAGCCAGAACTGGACCGATCCACGCGGCCTGGCGGCACTGGCCTTGAACGACCCCAATGTGCTGCCGGCCGTGGGCATTGTGGCGAATCATAATTACGTGCCCGACAACCAGCACGGCGACCAGGCGCCGCCCGCGGCGTTGGCGACGCAGGGCCGGGCCCTCTGGGAAACGGAGGTTTCCACGTTCAACGCCTACGATGGGAGCATCACCAACGGCATCTACTGGGCCGAACGCATTCACGCATTTCTGACCGTGGCCCAGGCCAACGCGTGGCATTACTGGTGGCTGAGCGCCTACGGCTCCGATAATTCCGGGCTCGCCAACAACAGCGATGTGCTGGCCAAGCGTGCCTATGTCGTCGGTCAATTCAGCCGGTTCGTCCGCCCGGATTTTTATCGTATCGGCGTGGTGACCAATTCCGGTGGCGCGCTGGTGAGCGCATTCAAGGATTCCGTCTCGCCGCGCTTTGCCATTGTGGCCATCAATCCCGGAACCAACGCTGTCGAACAAACCTTCACGCTGGCCCATTTGGGCGTCGTGACCAGTGTGACGCCGTGGATCACCTCGGCGGCATTGTCACTGGCCGGCCAGGCGGCCGTCACGGTCAGCAACGCAACATTCGCGTATTCGCTACCGCCGATGAGCGTGGTGACTTTTGTGGGCCAGGCCGCGACCAACACGGCCCCGACCCTGGCCGCCGAGACCAACGCGGTCGTCGATGCCGGTGTCAACGTGGTGGTGACCAATCTGGCGGTGGACCCCGACGTGCCCCCGCAAACGCTCGCCTATACGCTCGTGCAGGCGCCGACCAACACGGTGCTGAATCCGGTCACGGGCGTGCTGACGTGGCGGCCGCCGGTCAGCCGGGCGGACTCGACCAATCTCATCACCATCCGGGTCAGCGACAATGGCTCGCCGAGTTTGAGCGACACGAACAGCTTCACGGTCATCGTGAAGCCGCTCAGTGAACCAACGCTTGAGCCGGCGGAAGCGGCGGGCGGCGGCGTCCAGTTGCGCGTCAACGGCACGCTGGGGCCGGATTACACCTTGCAGACCTCGACCGACTTGGTGAACTGGCTCACGCTGTTTACCACGAACCCGGTCGCCATGCCGTTTGATTTGACCGATACCAACGCGGGAGACGCCGCGCGTTTTTACCGGCTGCGCCTCGGGCCGTGA
- a CDS encoding sialate O-acetylesterase, translated as MKRIPISPVRWLRAGGALLAVLFAGGVGAADQAPLPFVSPMFGDNMVLQRGKTNTIWGWTQPGQEVRVAVAGRSTTGTAGADGRWQVRLLPPESAGPLTLRVSGPQTATFTNVLVGDVWLCGGQSNMELPLRAARNGEAESKAAHHPDIRLFTVAHHVAYAPAAVVAGSWKVCSPETIAENGGFSAVGYFFGRKLQTELHVPVGLIQDCVGGTPAESWMSPSALHALGDFEAPLAEMARLHARGGPEYGSFLMHWLDEYDLGSGTHFWGASALDEADWKPVTIPGGFRELGVPEVPSVCWFRREIILPDPLPAGPAMLFLGSIEKMDTAYVNGQWVGASSWVENPRVYFIKNGVLHSGTNTLAVRIFKLKPDGGFLAKPETLRLRLGDKSTIPLAGAWRGRLSVDARPPHPLPMTFENYPTMPVVLYHGMLQPVAPLALRGAIWYQGEANFLRAHQYRTLLPALIRDWRALFQQGDFPFYIVSLPAFMHRREQPGDDAWAELREAQALTAQTVTNTALAVTVDTGDADNIHPPEKQVVGERLARCALAQEFARVIPYRGPEFASMTTRPGVLVLRFRYTDGGLVAKSGALGEFSVAGKDRHWHWAQARIAGDAVVVSSPDVPEPVAARYAWQANPAATLFNGAGLPAVPFRTDDWPGATDHAQPW; from the coding sequence ATGAAACGAATCCCAATTTCGCCAGTCCGATGGCTGCGGGCCGGCGGCGCGTTGTTGGCCGTGCTGTTTGCGGGTGGCGTGGGCGCCGCGGACCAGGCGCCGTTGCCGTTTGTGAGTCCCATGTTTGGCGACAACATGGTCCTGCAGCGCGGCAAGACGAACACGATCTGGGGCTGGACGCAGCCCGGCCAGGAAGTTCGCGTGGCAGTTGCCGGCCGTTCCACCACGGGCACGGCGGGCGCCGACGGCCGCTGGCAGGTCCGCTTGCTGCCGCCGGAGTCCGCCGGGCCCCTGACCCTGCGGGTTTCCGGACCGCAAACCGCGACGTTCACGAACGTTCTTGTCGGCGACGTTTGGCTGTGCGGCGGACAATCGAACATGGAACTGCCGTTGCGCGCCGCCCGGAACGGCGAAGCCGAAAGCAAGGCCGCCCATCATCCCGACATCCGGCTGTTCACCGTCGCCCATCACGTCGCCTATGCGCCGGCGGCGGTGGTCGCCGGATCGTGGAAGGTTTGTTCGCCGGAAACGATCGCCGAGAACGGCGGCTTTTCGGCAGTGGGATACTTCTTCGGGCGCAAACTGCAAACGGAACTGCACGTGCCCGTCGGCTTGATTCAGGACTGTGTTGGTGGCACGCCTGCCGAAAGCTGGATGAGCCCGTCGGCCTTGCATGCGTTGGGAGATTTCGAAGCGCCGCTCGCGGAGATGGCCCGCTTGCATGCCCGCGGGGGGCCGGAATACGGGAGCTTTCTCATGCACTGGCTTGACGAATACGACCTCGGTTCGGGCACCCACTTCTGGGGCGCATCGGCGCTGGACGAAGCGGACTGGAAACCCGTGACGATCCCTGGCGGCTTCCGCGAACTGGGCGTGCCTGAGGTGCCAAGCGTGTGCTGGTTCCGTCGCGAAATCATCCTGCCCGATCCGTTGCCGGCGGGGCCGGCGATGTTGTTTCTCGGCTCGATCGAGAAAATGGACACGGCCTACGTCAACGGCCAGTGGGTCGGCGCCAGTTCGTGGGTTGAAAACCCGCGCGTGTATTTCATCAAGAACGGCGTGCTGCATTCCGGCACGAACACGCTGGCGGTGCGCATCTTCAAATTGAAACCTGACGGCGGATTTCTCGCGAAGCCGGAAACGCTCCGTCTGAGGCTGGGCGACAAGTCCACGATTCCGCTCGCGGGTGCATGGCGGGGCAGGCTCAGCGTGGACGCCCGGCCGCCGCATCCGTTGCCGATGACATTTGAGAATTACCCTACGATGCCGGTGGTATTGTATCACGGCATGTTGCAGCCTGTGGCGCCGCTCGCGCTGCGCGGTGCGATTTGGTATCAGGGCGAGGCCAACTTCCTGCGCGCCCACCAATACCGGACCCTGTTGCCGGCGTTGATCCGCGACTGGCGTGCGCTCTTCCAGCAGGGTGATTTTCCGTTCTACATCGTCAGCCTGCCGGCCTTCATGCACCGCCGGGAGCAGCCCGGCGACGACGCGTGGGCCGAACTGCGGGAGGCGCAGGCGTTGACCGCGCAAACGGTGACGAACACTGCGCTCGCGGTGACGGTGGACACCGGCGACGCCGACAACATTCATCCACCGGAGAAACAGGTCGTCGGCGAACGGCTCGCGCGGTGCGCTTTGGCGCAGGAGTTTGCCCGGGTGATTCCGTATCGCGGTCCCGAGTTCGCGTCCATGACCACCCGGCCGGGCGTGTTGGTCCTGCGCTTTCGATATACGGATGGCGGTCTCGTGGCCAAAAGCGGCGCCTTGGGTGAATTTTCAGTTGCCGGCAAGGACCGCCACTGGCACTGGGCACAGGCGCGTATCGCGGGCGATGCCGTGGTGGTTTCGTCTCCGGACGTGCCCGAACCGGTGGCCGCGCGTTACGCCTGGCAGGCCAACCCGGCGGCGACGCTGTTCAACGGCGCGGGCCTGCCGGCGGTTCCGTTCCGCACGGACGACTGGCCCGGTGCCACCGACCACGCCCAACCGTGGTAG
- a CDS encoding mannonate dehydratase has product MKLGLGLYRHQLDAEHYRFAKQCGCTHLVIHLVDYFRSSRSNQPGDQPVGDDSGWGLAGDPDHLWGYEELAAIKRDINAAGLELEAVENFDPAHWHDVLLDGPKKTQQLENLKQLIRSVGRADIPVFGYNFSIAGVAGRVKGPFARGDAEAVGMDGPFDKPLPNGMVWNMVYDRNAAPGVVPSATSEQLWARLKDFLDALIPVAEEAGVTLAAHPDDPPMPTVRAQPRLVHQPRLYQKLIDLKPSPRNALEFCVGTLAEMTEGDIYDVVDTYSRQGRLAYVHLRNVRDKVPHYRETFIDDGAVDILRVLRILKRNHFTGVLIPDHAPQMSCAAPWHAGMAFALGYIRAGLQLINGERGGAA; this is encoded by the coding sequence ATGAAACTGGGACTTGGTCTTTACCGGCACCAACTCGACGCGGAGCATTACCGCTTCGCCAAACAATGCGGCTGCACGCATCTGGTCATCCACCTCGTGGATTACTTCCGCTCCTCGCGCAGCAACCAGCCCGGCGACCAGCCCGTCGGCGATGATTCGGGCTGGGGCCTCGCCGGCGACCCGGACCACCTCTGGGGTTACGAGGAACTCGCGGCGATCAAGCGCGACATCAACGCGGCCGGACTCGAACTCGAAGCCGTCGAGAACTTCGATCCCGCGCACTGGCACGACGTGCTGCTCGACGGACCGAAAAAGACACAGCAGCTCGAAAACCTCAAACAGCTCATCCGCAGCGTCGGCCGGGCGGACATTCCGGTCTTTGGCTACAACTTCTCCATCGCCGGCGTGGCCGGCCGCGTGAAGGGTCCATTCGCCCGCGGCGACGCCGAGGCCGTGGGCATGGATGGCCCTTTTGACAAGCCGCTGCCCAACGGCATGGTTTGGAACATGGTTTACGACCGGAACGCCGCGCCCGGCGTGGTGCCGTCGGCCACCTCCGAACAATTGTGGGCCCGGCTCAAGGACTTTCTCGACGCGTTGATTCCGGTTGCCGAAGAAGCGGGCGTCACGCTCGCCGCGCATCCCGACGATCCGCCGATGCCCACGGTCCGCGCACAACCCCGGCTCGTCCACCAGCCGCGCCTTTACCAGAAGTTGATCGATCTCAAGCCCAGCCCGCGCAACGCGCTCGAATTCTGCGTCGGCACGCTGGCCGAAATGACCGAGGGCGACATTTACGACGTCGTGGACACTTACAGCCGCCAGGGCCGGCTGGCCTACGTGCACCTGCGCAACGTGCGCGACAAGGTGCCGCACTATCGCGAAACGTTCATTGACGATGGCGCGGTGGACATCCTGCGCGTGCTGCGGATCCTGAAGCGGAACCATTTTACCGGCGTGCTGATTCCGGATCACGCGCCGCAGATGAGTTGCGCCGCGCCGTGGCACGCCGGCATGGCCTTTGCGCTCGGCTACATCCGCGCCGGCCTGCAGCTGATCAACGGCGAGCGGGGCGGCGCGGCTTGA
- the xylA gene encoding xylose isomerase codes for MEAFKGIKAIRYEGPKSKNPLAFKHYNASEKVEGRTMEDHLRFAVSYWHTFRGTGSDPFGAGTMQRPWDDGSNSVENAQHRARVAFEFMAKLGAPFYCFHDRDVAPEGRSLAESHANLDAVVKVLKQEQRRTGIKLLWGTANLFSHPRFVHGAATSCNADVFAFAAAQVKKALEVTHALGGSGYVFWGGREGYSTLLNTDMKREQEHLAKLLHLAVAHKKAIGFKGQFFIEPKPKEPTKHQYDSDAAACLNFLREFGLLEHFQLNIETNHATLAGHSMWHELQVCANAGRLGSIDANVGDELLGWDTDQFPTNIYLTTQIMLAVLGMGGLKKGGLNFDAKVRRESFEPVDLFHAHIGGMDAFARGLKIAAAIRKDGRFAKFIQQRYASWDSGIGRDIEKGRVGLKELEAYALQKGEAAPSRSGRQEMLENLINEFI; via the coding sequence ATGGAAGCATTCAAGGGCATCAAAGCCATTCGTTACGAAGGACCGAAGTCAAAGAATCCACTCGCGTTCAAACATTACAACGCCAGCGAGAAGGTCGAGGGCCGGACCATGGAGGACCACCTGCGTTTTGCCGTGAGCTACTGGCACACGTTCCGCGGCACCGGCTCCGACCCGTTCGGCGCGGGCACGATGCAACGTCCGTGGGACGACGGCTCCAACTCCGTCGAAAATGCCCAGCACCGCGCCCGGGTGGCCTTTGAATTCATGGCCAAGCTCGGCGCACCGTTTTACTGCTTCCACGACCGCGACGTGGCCCCCGAAGGCCGCTCGCTCGCGGAAAGCCACGCCAACCTTGACGCCGTGGTCAAGGTGCTCAAGCAGGAGCAGCGGCGCACCGGCATCAAGCTGCTCTGGGGCACGGCCAATCTGTTCTCGCATCCGCGCTTCGTGCACGGTGCGGCCACGAGCTGCAACGCCGACGTGTTTGCCTTCGCCGCCGCACAGGTGAAGAAGGCCCTCGAAGTCACGCACGCGCTGGGCGGCTCGGGCTACGTGTTCTGGGGCGGCCGCGAAGGCTATTCCACGCTGCTCAACACCGACATGAAGCGCGAACAGGAACACCTCGCGAAGCTGCTGCACCTGGCCGTCGCGCACAAGAAGGCCATCGGCTTCAAGGGCCAGTTCTTCATCGAACCGAAACCGAAGGAGCCCACCAAGCACCAGTATGATTCGGATGCGGCGGCGTGCCTGAACTTTCTCCGCGAGTTCGGCCTGCTCGAACATTTCCAGCTCAACATCGAGACGAACCACGCCACGCTCGCGGGCCATTCGATGTGGCACGAGCTGCAGGTGTGCGCAAACGCCGGCAGGCTCGGCTCAATTGACGCCAACGTTGGCGACGAGCTGCTGGGCTGGGACACGGACCAGTTCCCGACGAACATTTATCTCACCACGCAAATCATGCTCGCCGTGCTCGGCATGGGCGGCTTGAAGAAGGGCGGCTTGAACTTCGACGCCAAGGTGCGCCGCGAAAGCTTCGAACCGGTGGACCTGTTCCACGCGCACATCGGCGGCATGGACGCCTTCGCGCGCGGGCTGAAGATTGCCGCCGCGATTCGCAAGGACGGCCGGTTCGCGAAGTTCATCCAGCAACGTTACGCCTCGTGGGACTCGGGCATCGGCCGCGACATCGAAAAGGGCCGCGTCGGCCTGAAGGAGCTGGAAGCTTATGCGTTGCAGAAGGGCGAAGCCGCGCCCAGCCGCAGCGGCCGTCAGGAAATGCTCGAAAACCTCATCAACGAATTCATCTGA
- a CDS encoding acetylxylan esterase produces MDLLHISTLRRGRDGNNPQSPFYANYEEARANPHPDLPDPLTLKDGRPVTTPAMWWEQRRPEIVEDFDREIYGRAPQVTPSITWKVLRTTPETNGTFPVVTKQLVGQVDNSGDTNIAVNIELTLTTPANAKQPVPVILQLSFNFPNFGRRPGAPAGNEPSWQQQVLARGWGYASLIPTSIQPDNGAGLMRGIIGLVNHGQPRKLDDWGALRAWAWGASRALDYFATDPAVDAKRVGLEGHSRYGKAALVAMAYDPRFAIAYISSSGEGGAKLFRRDFGETVENVAGSGEYHWMAGNFLKYAGPLHWNDLPVDAHELIALCAPRPVFIGGGATQGDGWADAKGMFMAAAAAGPVYRLLGKRDLGTTEFPPIGAALVSGDLAFRQHPGGHSDTPNWPVFLQFAARHFAPGAAASAPPVQP; encoded by the coding sequence ATGGATTTGCTGCACATCAGCACGTTGCGCCGGGGCCGCGACGGCAACAATCCGCAGTCGCCGTTTTACGCCAATTACGAAGAAGCCAGGGCCAATCCTCATCCCGACCTGCCCGATCCGCTGACCTTGAAGGACGGCCGGCCCGTCACGACACCCGCCATGTGGTGGGAGCAGCGCCGACCGGAGATTGTGGAGGACTTCGACCGCGAAATCTACGGGCGCGCGCCGCAGGTGACGCCCTCGATCACGTGGAAAGTTCTCCGCACCACGCCGGAAACCAACGGGACCTTCCCAGTCGTAACCAAGCAGCTCGTCGGGCAAGTGGACAATTCCGGCGACACGAACATTGCGGTCAACATCGAGCTGACGTTGACCACGCCGGCCAACGCCAAACAGCCGGTGCCGGTGATCCTGCAGTTGAGCTTCAACTTTCCCAACTTCGGCCGCCGCCCGGGCGCGCCCGCTGGCAACGAGCCCTCATGGCAGCAGCAAGTTCTGGCCAGGGGCTGGGGTTACGCATCACTGATTCCAACGAGCATCCAGCCCGACAACGGCGCGGGGCTGATGCGTGGCATCATCGGGCTCGTCAACCACGGGCAGCCCCGGAAGCTCGATGACTGGGGCGCCCTGCGTGCCTGGGCGTGGGGGGCAAGCCGGGCGCTCGATTACTTTGCCACCGACCCCGCGGTGGACGCGAAGCGCGTCGGACTGGAGGGGCATTCACGTTACGGCAAGGCGGCCTTGGTGGCGATGGCGTATGATCCGCGCTTTGCCATCGCCTACATCAGCTCCTCCGGCGAAGGCGGCGCGAAACTGTTCCGGCGCGACTTTGGCGAAACGGTCGAGAACGTCGCTGGCAGCGGCGAATATCACTGGATGGCGGGCAACTTTCTGAAATACGCCGGGCCACTGCATTGGAACGACCTCCCCGTGGACGCCCATGAACTGATCGCGCTCTGCGCGCCCCGCCCCGTGTTCATCGGCGGCGGCGCCACGCAAGGCGATGGGTGGGCGGACGCCAAAGGCATGTTCATGGCCGCCGCCGCGGCGGGTCCGGTTTACCGGCTGCTCGGCAAACGCGACCTGGGCACGACTGAATTCCCGCCGATCGGCGCAGCCTTGGTGTCGGGCGACCTTGCGTTTCGCCAGCATCCGGGCGGCCACAGCGACACCCCGAACTGGCCGGTATTCCTGCAATTCGCAGCGCGCCATTTCGCACCCGGCGCCGCGGCATCCGCTCCGCCCGTTCAGCCATGA
- a CDS encoding NAD(P)H-dependent oxidoreductase, translating into MIVILSGTNRPGSNTRKVTARLEAIYQSLGVAMQTLDLAELPPEIFSPAAYAEKPASFAKFTEAVLASDGLVIVTPEYNGSVPGILKYFIDMLPFPESFEHRPVCFVGLAAGIWGALRPVEQLQAIFGYRNAFIFPERVFLPGIGKLLDASGQLANEDTEKRLAKQADGFVSFVEALRAKKLRQAGKPCQ; encoded by the coding sequence ATGATTGTCATTCTCAGCGGCACCAACCGTCCGGGCAGCAACACGCGCAAGGTCACCGCCCGCCTCGAGGCCATTTATCAATCGCTCGGCGTCGCCATGCAAACGCTTGATCTGGCAGAGTTGCCGCCGGAGATTTTCTCGCCGGCAGCCTACGCGGAAAAGCCGGCATCTTTTGCCAAATTTACGGAGGCCGTGCTCGCGTCCGACGGACTGGTCATCGTGACGCCGGAATACAACGGCAGCGTGCCCGGCATCCTCAAATACTTCATTGACATGCTGCCCTTTCCGGAAAGCTTCGAGCATCGGCCGGTGTGTTTCGTCGGCCTGGCGGCGGGCATCTGGGGCGCGCTGCGGCCGGTCGAGCAGTTGCAGGCGATCTTCGGCTACCGCAATGCGTTCATCTTTCCGGAGCGTGTTTTCCTGCCGGGCATCGGCAAGCTGCTGGATGCATCCGGCCAGCTTGCCAACGAAGACACGGAGAAACGCCTGGCCAAACAGGCCGACGGGTTTGTGAGCTTCGTCGAAGCCCTGCGAGCGAAGAAACTGCGGCAAGCGGGCAAACCGTGTCAGTAA